AAAAATCAGGAGACTTTAGACGCGTGACGGTTACGGTATCAACTTGACCAGTTATTACTTTCAAGACTTGATTTGTGATTTCTGCAAAAAAAGATATGCATTTTAGATGCAGCTAGCTTAGAAGGCCTCCAACAAATCGATTTCCAGAAATGGGTGGACTATACGCCTTTACCAATATTTTAGCTAGTAGTGTCATATATTCAATCTACACCCACCGTTCCCAAATAAATGTTATTCTCTCTTGTTTAGTAGTTAATCTTTGACCACATATAcatataatattaatatttacaatacataattagtattattaaatATGTCATTGAATCTATTTCATAACAAACTTATTTGAAAATGCAAATATttctaatattttctataaatctagttaaatttaagaaatttgaGCAGCACgaatagttatatatatatttaggaTCTTTCAATTTGCACACATGAGACGGGACTACCTTACCTAGTGCACTGCTGCATTCACTCGAGTACATAATTAACGCAAGTAGCCAGAGACGACCTATCGATCGAGAGCCATGGAAGAAATGACGCAGTGGCTTCCGGTTGCCGTGGCCGTGCTCGTCCTCCTCGCCGCAGCCGCCACTCAcctgcgcagcagcagcagcaggcactGCGCAGGCAACACCCGCCGCACCGTGCCAGTCCCGGTCCCGGCAACAATCGAGGTCAGAGACCCCGAGGCCGCCCGGCGCATGATCGTCGACCACGCCGACACCTTCTCCGACCACCCCGCCGTGCCCTTCCCCGTGGACCTGGACGCCGGCCACCCCAAGACGACCAGCATCAACAGCGCGCCCTACGGCCCGCTCTGGCGCGCGCTCCGCTgcaacctcaccgccggcgtccTCCACCCTTCGCGCCTCGCCCACCTCGCGCCGCTCCAGCGCGACGCCGTCGAGTCCCTCGTCGCGGACCTCGCCGCCCGGGGCCGAGGAGGAGCGGGCCGTGCTCGTGATGAGGTCGTCGCCGTCCGCGACGCCCTGTACACCGCCGTGTTCAAGGTTGTGGCGCGCATGTGCTTCGGCGACGACGGCATCGGCGAGCGCGACGTTCGCGCCATGCAGCGCACGCTGCGCGAGTTCTTCCACTCCGGCGTGGACGCCAGGCGCCTGGCGAGCTCGAGGCTGGCGAGGCTCCTGCACTGGAGGCAGTGGCGATACCTGGTCGGCACGCGCGGCCGCCTGGCCGAGGTCTTCGTCCCTGCCATCGCGGCGCGACGTCGTCGTCTCCGGCGTAGCGACGGCGGCGGTGTCCGCTCATACGTTGACACGCTCCTCGACCTTCGCGtacccgacgacgacgacgacgaagatGGCGAACCGTCGTCCGGCTCCGGTGGCAGCGCCCGGCGGCGCGCGCTTAGGGACGACGAGATGGTGAGGCTCGTCTGGGAGTTCCTGGGagccggcacggagacggtgGTGGCGTGCGTCGAGTGGACGCTCGCGCGCCTCGTCGCGCACCCGGAGGTCCAGGAGAAGCTCCACCGCGAGCTCAGCGCCGGCGACCAGCGGAGCCTCCAAGACTTGCCGTACCTGCGCGCCGTCATCCTCGAGAGCCTGCGGCTGCACCCGCCGGTGCCATTCATCTTGCGCGACGTCGTCGGCCTACCtgagggcgcggcggcggcggcggcggcggttgggAAAGCAGTCGCACTCCCACCGCGCAACGGCGCACCGGTGCGCTTCGTGTTCATGGCAGAGGACATCGGGAGGGACCCCAAGGCGTGGACGGACGCCGAGGAGTTCAGGCCGGAGCGgttcgtcggcggcggcgaaggGGAGGACGTGAGCCCTATTCCAGGGCGCAAGCAGATCAGGATGATGCCGTTCGGAGCCGGGCGCAGGCACTGCCCCGGCGCGGGGCTTGCGGTGATTCAAGCCAAGTGCTTCGTGGCCGCGCTCGTGCGCGAGTTCGAGTGGGCGCCGCCGGcgagaggaggcggcggcgttgACCACACGCCCACCAACGCGCTGTTCTTGAAGGTGATGGCGTCGCCGCTTCGAGCGCGCATCGTGCCACGCCGGTCTTAGTCGTTGTTGGTGTGGAATAATCATGCGATTTGAGATTCATGCATTAATTGGAGTTCTCAAATGATAGCCGTTTCGGTAATTCGGTTCGATCTATCTACCCCATTTTGCGTAGGGTACGTTCGGTAGTGattaatttttttaattacACAGTACAACGCAGACACTCAACACATACGCACACTCACTCCTATGAACACACGTACGCAAATcctacccctatgagcaccttcgaaggactgagccggcaaatcttgaagttcacgaagtcaccacaggcgcctcgctgtcgacgggcacgtcgcctaccacttaatgcatagCGCCGGAAAATCCTGGAATAAATCCAGAATAAAGTGCCGCACCCAGGATTTGAACCCTGGGTGGGAGCCCCCCAACCAATTTCTCTTCAAGatactgttgacaccgtttttgcgcacgtgtccatgattggtaaaaTGTAGGttggcaagataagacggcagtgcttgatcgacagagttgccgatgaggatgagttgccgatggaaggatggttgaacgtgaccaagtccataaGTGGTGAtgcgtttgtgccgatggctatgacaagaaagtctgccgatgatacggagggggagcctggaagttgccgatcggcttgtgggggtgttctagtttgtcacgtgaggatagttttgcgttttccttagttatttagatcgttttgcatacggattctgtttaatttggaattcgagttctagtcgtgtctcgttgtagctctttgagcagggtataaatgtagaccctagggctttgtaaaaaacgaatcaatcaatcaatcaaacaccagtttttactcatattctagcatctatattcgacgacttcgtcatacctttttcctttcattacgagttcttaggaattcgtcgacttaagctcggcgtgttctcaagttccgtgtgaatacctcttggccgtggcatccgggcgcatcgctgttgtcgggaccaaagtattcaagttaccacctttgccgatagtaaggtcaaatcggctggcacgccttaacgtttgaatcgggtattagccctttgtgtttgcagatccgcttttgcatcaacacatcttttggcacgcctagtgggaccagattcaaagtcaagatcaacatgtcgaatactgagttcgacttggagaacgttatccccgtgacagaagataGCCTCAAagacgagcagaagcaagctattgctaaagccatggaggattacaagcagcaatgcctgagatccttcagcataaacaggagcggcgaggtgatccagaaggatgcgctgCCGATGCTTCGGcatgttacttttgaagccaatcctggtaaacttcaagagatcgtcgatagtgctatcaaccgtgccttgatcaaccaagctggtgtgctgtccaatacggttttcaatgccgtggccagaactttcaaggaaggacaattgccaccagattatgtgggcccctctcaccatcagccagggtcaccagtagtcacagctccatcggctgctacagccgctgcgggcacggaaattcctgttcctccaagcacgttaggagtcactaatgcacgatCTACGCCGACGACAAATCCACTGACTTCAGATAGGCAGATTAAActcgctacagatctgttggcatcggcaatgtcgggatcgattcctcctcctaactggtggggttatggtatgcctctagaattaacgccgggtacatcacagacgactgatgtgagaggcaaggctactatgacatcggcacccccaagcatgccgatgaatcagagtccccagtatactacaactactactgctagaccttacactgggaattctcaagctccgacgttccagatgcctaatacatcggcagactcaatgctgatgcaacagaggtttgtgactcagccagggtacatcaattcaatgatgatgcccaatttccagtcatcggcaggatctatgccgatgaatgctaattgtggatggcttgggcagcaagtctttccggaaACGCCCCAaccgaatcatcaggctacagggttccagcaaagccagatctaccccgggttccagaaccaaggggcagtcaatcagccgatgaatcacgGACAACAGATCGCTGGTCAGCAATTTGGAGGTCAACATCTAGGAGGCCAGCAGATCGGCGGACCGCAGATCGGCGCACAACGGctcggtggtccgcagattgggggACAAATTATTAATCCAATGTTCTATGTAGATCGCGCATCGcaccgacacgtggaagcttaccagcaggcgtcagatccgcaaccacctcatcggcaagatgccgatgcttattgggccgataagattgctgaagtaatgagagatcaatttgggataaaacccaaagtcaacacttactcttatcggacaccgtatcctcccgcatatgatttaatcccgcttccaaatcggtacaaggtaccgaattttactaagttttctaggcaggatgatacgtcaaccatggaacacgtcaacaggttcatcatccaatgcggggaagctggtaacagggacgagttaagggttcgcttattctcgtcatcattgtctggatcggctttcacctggtttatgtcattacctcccaattcagtgattatttgggccgatttggagaaacaattccacaaatacttcttttctgggggtccatgagaagaagataaccgatttggtcaaattgaggcaacgcaatgatgaatcggttgaaggttttgtgcagaggatacgggaagtcaagaacaaatgctatagcctggttctggatgatcggcagctagccgatttggctttccagggcctGTTGCCGCACACaaaggacaagtatgcatctcaggagtttgaaagcttaagtcatttggtgcagaggatttctgatcaggatatcaaacctttcgagcccaagagagcatgaaacaagaaggtgtcctttgttgatgaagcagcaagctcagattctgatgaagaaccggtcatcggcttggcagagtgggtgaaaaacaagaaaccgatgtcttgcccttttgggcataaagagccagagaagttcgcgtttgatatcactaaggccgatcggatatttgactttctacttcaggaaggtcagatcaaattgtcacctaatcatgtgatcccatcggctgaggagttgaagaagatgaagtattgtaaatggcacaatgcaacttctcacagcaccaatgagtgcaaagtctttaggcaacagctgcaatcggctatagagtcagggaggatcaaatttgacagctccaaagctcagaagccgatgaagattgatcaacatcctttcccaacaaacatgttggatgctaagggaaaggccaaggtcttaacatcggaagcagctgaaagaagtgcatcggtggatcctcagcatcaaatcactATCGCCGATGCGAAAGGAAAAGGCCTAGTCCAGGAGAGAGCTAACTCagggaggcctccccgatctggtattgtgataactcacagaaggcctcgggagacttggcagcaacgtgaagatcggtatcggcgccagcaagaggactatcgccgggaagaagaaagacgccggcaggagtggaatcggcatagggatcactgcaattgcccgttcttcattcattgttgggaggagaatatcaaacttcccactgtcagagattgtcctgagtgcaacggttatgaccggtacgacaggtctgatcggcgctatcgtgataatgatcggcAATTTAATaggccgattagagggagagcatccgttcatgatcggctggggtcaggctcagcgtgcacgacaggcttggagatcgtgttgagtatttccccaggagccaggaagaacttgaagagatggctaatacacgggttcccgatgagttcatattttgcagggatgccaacacttatcgggtggagtcaagggaaaatcgtcgcccagcGGTGAGGCAGCAGCaatttcctccatggtgtccagaggggttgactagaacacagaaaagaaggctgcagcgtgaaaggcgagaagagttaagcaagggggagaactctgggcagtctggggatcagcaacaaccagatcctaagggggaaggtccatcggcggatgtcaacatggtctttatgttgccgatggagttccttgcaccgtccagtgatgatgagttggagttctctgatcaaatagctcagttgactctggatccgatgacagctatcttcgagaaacctgccgatgatgaaaggcaacatcttaaggctttatttgtcaaagggagagtggatggtcagccgatgactaagattctgattgatggtggggctgctatcaacatcatgcgttatacagtgtatcggaagcttggaaaaggagatcaggatttgaccaagaccgatatgatgctcaaagactttgaaggcaatgtgtctccagttaagggagctATCTGCgtagaattgaccatcggcagcaaaactttgccgacaaccttcttcgtaatcagtgggaaaggtgcctacaatctgttgctagggagagattggatttatgccaattgttgcatcccgtctacaatgcaccagtgcttggtccagtgggtaggtgacaagattgagattgtcccgggagattcttcctatgttattgcatcggcagagacagacacctacgaaaggactaggtgtatttcaggagaagtttgggaaaaggattttctcaaggttgctgattatgaaattccaccgatccaagcagtcggttctgacgaatgtttttaatggataggttcgccgatgatggaaagttaggccaggggttcacatcggccaatgatttggtagaagtagatataggtagtggtgataagcctagacctacttttattagtgctaagttaagtcctgagtgtaagcaacagttaactgatttgttgaaggaattcaaaaatttccgattagagtatattcctcgattacataatgaagaggccaatcggttggctcagcatgcctcggggtatcagcctatgattaatacaatatcggcaatcggtgccaatgattgaagaaaagaaatcattgattatttgaaggatccatctaagaaagtagaaagacgggttcggtttcaggccaccaagtatgtgctcctcgaagatgaattgtattatcgaactattgacgggattcttctccaatgcttaggtgatgatgaagccaagagtttgatgggagaaatccatgaaggggcatgtggagcacatcagtcggcttttaagatgaagtggatgattagaaggaatggatattattggctgactatacttgaggattgctttaagtatttcaaagggtgtcaagaatgtcaaaagtttggtaatattcaaagggcgcctgcatcggccatgaatcctattataaagccttggccgttccgaggatgggctattgatttgatcagccagatttatccaccgtctagcaaagggcataaatttattttggttgccaccgattatttcactaagtgggttgaagctattcctttgaagaaagttacatcggccaatatgattgacttcgtgaaagagcatattatctaccgatttgggattcctcaaacaattactatcgatcagggtaccatgtttacatcgggagagtttgatgaattcgcaatcggtatgggaattaaagtattaaattcttctccttactatgctcaagctaatgggcaggccgaggcatctaacaaagggatcatcaagcttattaagcgaAAAATTGGAGAAaaccctaggaggtggcatacattattaaatgaagctttgtggtcataccggatggcttgtcatggatcgaccaaggtttcaccttatcaattggtgtatgggcatgatgcagtgctaccttgggaaattaaggctgggtctaggcgaatatcttttcaagatcaattggctgccgatgattatgctactttaatgacagacgagttggatgatttggcaggacatcggctgaaggccttgatgagcatagaagagaatatgaagagaatcgccagatggtatgacaagaaagtaaaggctaaggagtttgccgatggagacttggtatggaaattaatcttaccgatcgggactaaaagttcgaaatttggaaagtggtctcccaattgggagggtccctatcggataagtcgatcagctcctagtaatgcctacattctagaaactctcgaaggagtcgaatttcccagagcgcTAAATGGTaaatatctgaagaagtactaccccagtatatgggtcgatgcataagaaGTTTAAATgctgataacactcctatcggctggatcaaagtaTGCCTGGGgctggacttaatgtttcaaaagatgccgataacagtcctatcggctagactaaatgtCTGGAAAGCTGGAAAGCAGAGAAGCGAGGATGtattgccgatgaggagctcATAGGTTCAGCAgtgcctggatcgccgatatggcgtgcagacggatctggttggcgtcctctatctccttcaaatcgtcatcggcagaaccttctatcggctttaaCTTCTTCTTCAGCagcagtgccttgcgaccatggacgtttcgctcctgctcaagaagcttgattgtctccggcagttggctttcttcctgtcgagcttgggacagggcgtcctctacttgtttaagttctgccaacagagtttctcttcttgccgataggacGGAAATCTTTTTCTTCAGAGCGTCTCCCAaagacttcaaggtgccgat
This genomic interval from Sorghum bicolor cultivar BTx623 unplaced genomic scaffold, Sorghum_bicolor_NCBIv3 super_297, whole genome shotgun sequence contains the following:
- the LOC8155273 gene encoding cytochrome P450 89A2, whose translation is MEEMTQWLPVAVAVLVLLAAAATHLRSSSSRHCAGNTRRTVPVPVPATIEVRDPEAARRMIVDHADTFSDHPAVPFPVDLDAGHPKTTSINSAPYGPLWRALRCNLTAGVLHPSRLAHLAPLQRDAVESLVADLAARGRGGAGRARDEVVAVRDALYTAVFKVVARMCFGDDGIGERDVRAMQRTLREFFHSGVDARRLASSRLARLLHWRQWRYLVGTRGRLAEVFVPAIAARRRRLRRSDGGGVRSYVDTLLDLRVPDDDDDEDGEPSSGSGGSARRRALRDDEMVRLVWEFLGAGTETVVACVEWTLARLVAHPEVQEKLHRELSAGDQRSLQDLPYLRAVILESLRLHPPVPFILRDVVGLPEGAAAAAAAVGKAVALPPRNGAPVRFVFMAEDIGRDPKAWTDAEEFRPERFVGGGEGEDVSPIPGRKQIRMMPFGAGRRHCPGAGLAVIQAKCFVAALVREFEWAPPARGGGGVDHTPTNALFLKVMASPLRARIVPRRS